One genomic segment of Coffea arabica cultivar ET-39 chromosome 6e, Coffea Arabica ET-39 HiFi, whole genome shotgun sequence includes these proteins:
- the LOC113696721 gene encoding histone-lysine N-methyltransferase, H3 lysine-9 specific SUVH1, translating to MEQGLGSDSVPPSGSIDKSRVLDVRPLRCLVPMFPSSPGMGSVSNPQATPFVCVPPTGPFPPGVAPLYPFSVSNGSHNRQNTTPSGAPNQPGLYGFGNTTIPSPVPLNAFRTPQGPSANGDAGPSRKGNKNRAMQGIVIEDDGYSDSQNQSELYASGFSMHVNDVEDGSSGRRQKNGGSQKRTRRAQQHLDSFSEVDVDSEANRFLTTFGLVELDPDRKSNGDREIVQRILLVFDLLRRKLTQMEEAKDATPGSTRRPDLRAATTLMTNKGIRTNIMKRIGHVPGVEVGDIFFFRMELCLVGLHAPSMAGIDYMSVKLTLDEEPLAVSIVSSGGYDDEGDDGDVLIYSGQGGVQRRDGQMFDQKLERGNLAMEKSLHRANEVRVIRGLKDVSGSTGKIYVYDGVYKIQESWTEKNKSGCSVFKYKLSRVAGQPAAFTLWKSIQQWKGGVTSRSGVILPDLTSGAESQPVSLVNDVDDVKGPAYFTYIPSLKYLKPFSSPKSFTGCHCLGGCQPGDSNCPCIQRNGGHVPYSSIGVIMSYKLLIHECGLTCSCPPNCRNRTSQAGLKVRLEVFKTKDRGWGLRSWDPIRAGGFICEYAGEVVDASRVGELASEHEDGYVFDATRVYEPVENVHDASSESAKAPFPLVISAKNSGNVARFMNHSCSPNVYWLPVLQESNNDSYLHIAFFAIRHIPPMQELTFDYGMIQSDQASYRRKKCLCGSAKCRGYFY from the coding sequence ATGGAGCAAGGTTTGGGTTCAGATTCAGTTCCTCCATCAGGGTCTATTGATAAGTCTAGGGTGTTGGACGTAAGGCCTTTGAGATGTCTTGTCCCAATgtttccttcctctcctggcaTGGGCTCCGTGTCAAATCCCCAAGCTACACCTTTTGTTTGTGTTCCTCCAACTGGTCCTTTTCCACCGGGAGTTGCACCCTTGTACCCATTTTCTGTTTCTAATGGCTCTCATAATCGCCAAAACACCACCCCTTCTGGTGCACCCAATCAACCGGGGCTTTATGGCTTCGGTAACACTACGATTCCCTCTCCTGTTCCACTGAATGCCTTTAGAACTCCACAAGGTCCATCCGCTAATGGGGATGCTGGACCTTCGAGGAAGGGCAACAAAAATCGCGCAATGCAAGGTATAGTCATAGAAGATGATGGTTACAGTGATTCTCAAAATCAGAGTGAGCTGTATGCGAGTGGGTTTAGCATGCATGTGAATGATGTAGAAGATGGGAGCAGTGGAAGGAGGCAAAAGAATGGTGGTTCGCAAAAGAGGACCAGGAGAGCTCAGCAGCACCTTGATTCCTTCTCAGAGGTTGATGTGGATTCAGAGGCTAATAGATTCCTCACTACGTTTGGGCTTGTGGAGTTGGATCCTGATAGAAAATCTAATGGTGATAGGGAGATTGTGCAACGTATACTATTGGTTTTTGATCTGCTTAGGAGAAAACTTACCCAAATGGAAGAAGCAAAAGATGCTACTCCAGGATCTACAAGGCGCCCAGACTTGAGGGCTGCAACAACCTTGATGACAAATAAAGGGATCCGGACAAATATTATGAAAAGGATCGGTCATGTCCCTGGGGTTGAAGTTGgtgatattttcttttttaggatggAGCTGTGCCTGGTAGGGTTGCATGCTCCAAGTATGGCTGGGATTGATTATATGAGTGTTAAACTTACCTTGGATGAAGAACCTCTGGCAGTCAGCATTGTATCATCTGGAGGATACGATGATGAGGGTGATGATGGAGACGTCTTGATTTACAGTGGCCAGGGTGGAGTCCAAAGGAGAGATGGTCAGATGTTTGATCAGAAGCTGGAAAGAGGCAATCTTGCCATGGAAAAGAGCCTGCATCGAGCCAATGAAGTGAGAGTCATTCGGGGCTTGAAAGATGTTTCTGGTTCAACCGGAAAGATATATGTTTACGATGGCGTTTATAAAATCCAAGAATCGTGGACTGAGAAAAATAAGTCTGGCTGCAGCGTTTTCAAGTACAAATTGAGCAGAGTAGCTGGCCAGCCTGCAGCCTTTACATTGTGGAAATCTATCCAGCAGTGGAAGGGCGGAGTTACTTCACGGTCAGGAGTCATACTGCCGGACTTAACTTCAGGGGCTGAAAGTCAACCTGTTTCTCTTGTTAATGATGTTGATGATGTAAAAGGACCTgcttatttcacatatattccaagccttaagtacttgaaGCCGTTCTCTTCACCTAAATCTTTTACAGGTTGCCATTGCCTTGGTGGATGTCAACCCGGTGATTCTAATTGCCCTTGCATTCAGAGAAATGGAGGCCATGTGCCCTATAGTTCAATTGGAGTCATAATGAGTTACAAACTTTTGATACATGAGTGTGGCCTGACCTGCTCATGCCCTCCTAATTGCCGGAATCGAACATCTCAGGCCGGTCTGAAAGTCCGTCTTGAAGTGTTTAAAACAAAGGACAGAGGTTGGGGGCTTAGGTCTTGGGATCCAATCCGTGCTGGGGGGTTTATTTGTGAATATGCAGGAGAGGTAGTTGATGCATCTAGGGTAGGTGAGCTTGCGAGTGAACATGAAGATGGCTATGTTTTTGATGCTACTCGGGTATATGAACCAGTGGAAAATGTGCATGATGCTTCAAGTGAGTCAGCAAAAGCCCCATTTCCACTTGTTATTAGTGCAAAAAATAGTGGGAATGTTGCTCGCTTCATGAACCATAGCTGTTCACCAAATGTTTACTGGCTGCCAGTCTTACAAGAAAGCAACAACGATTCATATCTCCACATTGCTTTCTTTGCTATCAGGCATATACCTCCTATGCAGGAGTTGACATTTGACTATGGGATGATTCAATCTGACCAAGCAAGTTATAGGAGGAAGAAATGCCTGTGTGGATCGGCAAAGTGCAGGGGTTACTTCTACTGA